One segment of Anatilimnocola aggregata DNA contains the following:
- a CDS encoding ExbD/TolR family protein, with protein MKPEWNRFKPSKIAIDMTPMIDIVFQLLTFFCMTLRVSAAEGDFQIRMPHVGLGPGGDERLPPIVLRLQSNEAGECTRVQLADVEFTGPDRWDRMHQRLAAMVGDGSLRNLAEVELQCDANLKYEHTVAAITAVSGRIDRASGATIKLIEKIKFAPPRS; from the coding sequence ATGAAACCCGAATGGAATCGCTTCAAGCCGAGCAAGATCGCCATCGATATGACGCCAATGATCGATATTGTCTTCCAGCTGCTGACTTTTTTCTGCATGACGCTGCGAGTCAGCGCGGCTGAGGGGGACTTTCAAATTCGCATGCCGCACGTTGGTCTGGGACCAGGCGGAGATGAGCGATTGCCGCCCATTGTGCTGCGATTGCAATCGAACGAAGCCGGTGAATGTACGCGTGTGCAGTTGGCTGACGTGGAGTTCACCGGCCCCGATCGCTGGGACCGAATGCACCAGCGTCTGGCGGCTATGGTGGGAGACGGTTCGCTGCGCAACTTGGCCGAAGTCGAATTGCAGTGCGACGCGAACTTGAAGTACGAACACACGGTTGCCGCGATCACCGCAGTTTCCGGGCGCATCGATCGGGCAAGTGGAGCAACGATCAAGCTGATCGAGAAAATCAAGTTTGCGCCGCCGCGGTCTTGA
- a CDS encoding DUF1559 domain-containing protein: MGIRIACAVRRRCRGFTLVELLVVIAIIGVLVALLLPAVQAAREAARRMSCTSKMKQVALATHNFHDTYLKFPYATLDYQPGRESDTTGTWYTAHIQIMPFMEGDALARRWDPTKPRGSTDDTDGDGFTNAMLTQMKIPVYTCPTMTPPSEPLTENRSPSSYIFSAGTHDGQLYAYGTEPVWNGAIIPLKNEVKTATALNTQPTKMRDITDGTSNTLFLGESDFAPAGRPSKVYGGLWQYGYIGYSMGTTYHPFNKHDWAVGTSMYSAFRSQHPGGANFALADGSVRFVAQGLDNTIYQAAATRDGGEALTLP, encoded by the coding sequence ATGGGTATTCGCATTGCTTGCGCGGTTCGTCGTCGTTGCCGCGGGTTTACGTTGGTTGAGTTGCTTGTAGTGATTGCGATCATTGGAGTTCTCGTCGCGCTGCTGTTGCCGGCTGTGCAAGCCGCACGCGAAGCAGCTCGGCGCATGTCATGCACCAGCAAGATGAAGCAAGTGGCCCTGGCCACTCACAACTTTCACGATACCTATTTGAAGTTTCCCTATGCCACGCTCGACTACCAGCCTGGCCGAGAAAGCGACACCACCGGAACTTGGTATACGGCGCATATTCAGATTATGCCCTTCATGGAGGGCGATGCTCTGGCGCGACGTTGGGATCCCACCAAGCCACGCGGCAGCACCGACGATACTGACGGCGATGGCTTTACCAACGCCATGCTGACGCAAATGAAAATTCCGGTCTACACTTGCCCAACGATGACCCCACCCTCAGAGCCGCTGACAGAAAATCGTTCTCCCAGCAGCTATATCTTTTCCGCTGGGACGCATGACGGCCAACTCTATGCTTACGGCACCGAACCAGTATGGAACGGGGCCATTATTCCCCTGAAAAACGAGGTCAAGACTGCGACCGCATTAAATACGCAGCCGACCAAGATGAGAGATATCACGGACGGTACGTCCAACACATTATTCTTGGGTGAATCCGATTTCGCCCCCGCAGGCAGGCCCTCGAAGGTGTACGGGGGGCTCTGGCAGTACGGTTACATCGGATACAGCATGGGAACCACTTATCATCCGTTCAACAAGCATGATTGGGCGGTCGGAACTTCAATGTATAGCGCGTTCCGTAGTCAGCATCCGGGTGGAGCAAATTTCGCCCTCGCAGATGGGTCGGTTCGATTTGTCGCTCAGGGCCTCGATAACACCATCTATCAAGCGGCAGCAACTCGCGATGGCGGTGAAGCCTTAACGCTGCCTTAG
- a CDS encoding DJ-1/PfpI family protein — MPQKKLLMLVGDYVEDYEAMVPYQMLLLAGHQVDTVCPGKKAGESVRTAIHDFEGDQTYSEKPGHNFRITATFEGLDETKYDALVIPGGRSPEYLRMTPRVLEIVRHFADANKPIAAVCHGPQLLSAAKVIVGRKLSAYPACQAEVELAGGEYVAAASTFDNAYTDGNLVTAPAWPAHPAWIGQFLTVLGTKIET; from the coding sequence ATGCCTCAGAAGAAACTGCTGATGCTGGTAGGAGACTACGTGGAGGATTACGAGGCAATGGTCCCCTACCAGATGCTGCTCTTGGCGGGCCACCAGGTCGATACGGTTTGCCCAGGAAAGAAGGCTGGCGAGTCGGTTCGCACCGCGATCCATGATTTCGAAGGCGATCAAACCTACAGTGAGAAACCCGGTCACAATTTTCGGATCACGGCGACCTTCGAAGGGCTCGACGAGACCAAGTACGATGCCCTCGTAATTCCAGGAGGTCGATCTCCGGAGTACCTGCGAATGACGCCGCGCGTACTTGAGATCGTGCGACACTTTGCCGACGCCAACAAGCCGATTGCGGCCGTCTGTCACGGGCCGCAGCTATTATCTGCAGCCAAAGTAATTGTTGGCAGGAAACTCAGCGCCTACCCGGCTTGTCAAGCAGAAGTGGAATTGGCCGGCGGCGAATACGTTGCCGCTGCGAGCACTTTCGATAATGCCTACACCGACGGCAATCTGGTGACTGCCCCCGCCTGGCCAGCCCATCCCGCTTGGATTGGACAATTCCTTACAGTGCTTGGCACAAAGATCGAAACTTGA
- a CDS encoding SGNH/GDSL hydrolase family protein, whose protein sequence is MYIAATRRIDFTFLMLLLVVTSSNLTAEEVKPLDLVKKSQRILFLGDSITASGQYVGLFDAWLVANRWEKTPTVINCGLASETVSGLSEEGHAGGKFPRPDLFERLDRVLPLVKPDLVFACYGINCGIYQPLDAERFARYQQGWQKLKEKVEGAGANLIIITPPFYDDLRSPKSLSYNEVLDRYSDWLVKQREQGWVVIDLHSAMTTAVKKQRQTEPKFTMQPDGVHPNSDGHWFMAQQLIAALGDSKITNAKASADYFAGRKLPAEALPLIQQRLSTLRDSYVGTAGHKRPGVAKGLPIEEATKKAEEITAKLNDLLK, encoded by the coding sequence ATGTACATCGCTGCTACTCGAAGGATCGATTTCACGTTCCTGATGCTGCTACTCGTCGTTACATCCAGCAATCTGACTGCCGAAGAGGTGAAACCTCTCGACTTAGTAAAAAAATCGCAGCGGATATTGTTCCTCGGGGATAGCATTACGGCCTCGGGGCAATACGTCGGATTGTTCGATGCCTGGCTGGTGGCCAATCGCTGGGAAAAGACACCCACGGTGATTAACTGCGGGTTAGCCAGCGAAACCGTCTCGGGACTGAGCGAAGAGGGACATGCCGGCGGCAAGTTTCCCCGGCCCGATTTGTTCGAGCGACTCGATCGTGTGCTACCCCTGGTAAAACCCGACCTCGTGTTCGCTTGCTATGGCATTAACTGCGGCATCTATCAGCCCTTGGATGCCGAACGATTTGCCAGATATCAGCAAGGCTGGCAAAAACTAAAGGAAAAGGTCGAAGGTGCCGGCGCGAACCTGATCATTATCACCCCACCGTTTTACGACGACTTGCGTTCACCAAAGTCACTCTCCTACAACGAAGTCCTCGACCGTTACAGCGACTGGCTGGTCAAGCAGCGGGAACAAGGCTGGGTAGTGATTGACCTGCACTCGGCCATGACGACCGCGGTGAAGAAGCAGCGGCAAACGGAACCAAAGTTCACCATGCAGCCCGATGGAGTTCACCCCAATAGCGATGGTCACTGGTTCATGGCCCAGCAGTTGATCGCAGCGCTGGGAGACAGCAAAATCACAAATGCGAAAGCGTCGGCAGATTACTTCGCAGGTCGCAAGTTGCCAGCCGAAGCGCTCCCCCTAATTCAGCAACGCTTGTCGACGCTAAGGGATTCTTACGTTGGCACTGCTGGGCACAAGCGACCTGGGGTCGCCAAAGGCCTGCCAATTGAAGAAGCGACGAAGAAAGCCGAAGAAATCACCGCCAAGCTTAATGACCTCCTCAAATAA
- a CDS encoding iron-containing alcohol dehydrogenase, with product MRNTWTFHSAGQLIFGNGAVNQLGQRCLERNWQRVLVVTDQHLVKAGIAPRVDQLLREADLNVQVFDQGAAEPSVALAVQLAEQAKAFSPDAIVGLGGGSNMDLAKIAAVIVTHGGPPSRYFSFNNVPGPVLPIIGVPTTAGTGSEVSHAAVLTDTENHIKVSTLSNHLRPTLAVVDPELTYTCPPKVTADSGIDALTHAIEALTAIDYSLLPIPPEDDVAYCGAHPLGGCLAEKAIELVGLHLATAVADGSNRAAREGMALASTLAGLAFSNCAVALVHALEYPLGAVLHCSHGAGNGLLLPYVMRFNLPERTSQFARIARLLGEDTRGTTEPEAAERAIFAVERLRARIGIPARIRELGGTREQLPTFASKAYAIKRLRDVNPRVASEQDLLAILEAAF from the coding sequence ATGCGCAACACCTGGACTTTTCACTCAGCGGGACAACTCATCTTTGGCAATGGCGCCGTCAACCAGCTCGGCCAGCGGTGCTTAGAGCGAAATTGGCAGCGAGTTCTCGTTGTGACCGATCAGCACCTAGTTAAAGCGGGCATTGCCCCCCGAGTTGATCAACTACTGCGCGAGGCCGATTTGAATGTGCAAGTGTTCGATCAGGGGGCAGCGGAGCCGAGCGTGGCGCTGGCAGTGCAATTGGCCGAGCAAGCCAAGGCATTTTCGCCGGATGCAATCGTCGGCCTCGGTGGCGGCAGCAATATGGATTTGGCGAAGATTGCCGCTGTGATAGTGACGCACGGCGGCCCCCCGAGTCGCTATTTCAGCTTTAACAACGTTCCTGGACCAGTGCTGCCAATCATCGGTGTGCCGACGACGGCTGGCACGGGAAGCGAAGTCTCGCACGCTGCAGTACTCACCGATACCGAAAACCATATCAAAGTCAGCACGCTTAGTAACCACTTGCGGCCCACCTTGGCGGTGGTTGATCCAGAGCTCACTTACACCTGCCCGCCGAAGGTGACTGCCGATAGCGGCATCGATGCCTTGACGCATGCAATCGAAGCCTTGACGGCGATTGACTACTCGCTCCTGCCGATTCCGCCCGAAGACGATGTGGCCTACTGCGGTGCGCATCCGTTGGGGGGATGTTTGGCGGAGAAAGCCATCGAACTTGTTGGTCTACACTTAGCCACGGCAGTTGCCGATGGCTCGAACCGCGCGGCCCGCGAAGGGATGGCGTTAGCCTCTACTCTGGCCGGGCTGGCTTTTTCGAATTGTGCCGTGGCACTTGTCCATGCGTTGGAGTACCCGCTTGGTGCGGTGCTCCATTGTTCTCACGGAGCCGGAAATGGTCTCCTGCTCCCTTATGTGATGCGGTTCAACTTGCCGGAGCGGACGTCTCAGTTCGCACGCATCGCCCGACTCCTGGGCGAAGACACCCGCGGCACGACGGAGCCTGAAGCAGCCGAACGCGCAATCTTTGCCGTGGAACGACTACGAGCTCGAATTGGCATCCCCGCGAGAATTCGCGAGCTTGGTGGCACGCGCGAGCAACTGCCAACATTCGCAAGTAAGGCCTATGCCATCAAACGTCTACGCGATGTGAATCCTCGGGTCGCCAGCGAGCAAGACCTGCTGGCAATACTGGAAGCAGCGTTTTGA
- a CDS encoding vWA domain-containing protein — MSMRSQFWLAGLTVFVLSAAVHAAPPADSARLATYENAAGEMFFAASLVPEKGSDPQQTNEVVVLFDTSASQAGIYRDDALSALRAMLAKLGPSDRVKLVAVDLNAVEMSRGFVAPTGADMDAAIAKLQQRAPLGATDLPLALETAADSFAPGKAAHSIVYLGDGNSKANILTTDRLADSVNRLVKNKAAVTSYVVGKDANVAMLAALANQTGGMVRTSGQLDPTLNGLALGAAVRGTVMWPIASTLPKSMSAVYPQQVPPLRSDRDTILVGKLANRDAATIKISADMNGQTVDLNWNVAPEKSSEDFAFLPRLVEIARQDRGLSMPTVGTAGLREAAITTLQSAEQLAKLGQEALASGNTSGALHVAHAALARDPQNPGAIALRDAAQRQAGIVTAARGEPDLNLVNLQQPAPVEGQPLLADEGAPLIRQFDELNQVNQQRMQAEVELQLNEARRNMATSPTDVEDQLKRIQATIEATPDLTAEIRQQLRERVETAIREARRESVVAQERLATAQEKIAIGKELERINHELILGEQRLKQVMERFTSLMEEGRYQIADDEVATEVERLDREAAMTRRSSVLAESVTTAGRMQRGYFQLTEVQRLRRKNFLETLYLVELSHIPFPDEPPIVYPPAERWEELTLRRRKYASVDLAKQGSKEEKVYKALNEDTTLEFVDTPLKDVITYLADNHDITIVLTKKIEDAGVQPDQPITKNLKQISLRSALRLLLGDLNLTYMVKDEVLKITTVEDAQSPENMSTKVYPVGDLVVPISNNNLLGGLLGGMMGGGMGGGMGGGMGGGMGGGMGGGMGGGGMGGGGLFAVEDDLNLGAKKPAPAPAAKPVEEPAAIQPEVRRPTAITGKQISLATDGSYDSYFAAQKAEIKATIEANNDAAPQARQLMADIRESIRQLMDEKKFGEITTLIQAAMRQGCVEHWMYEALGLAMQANHASPEELERALMSAVDFANSEDEVLFIVAYMHKAGLHKRALQMCQQVTAANPSRHDAYLQGLQLAQRLNDTKAIEWACVGILSQSWTKEQQHLAANAFRTAKATHDQLVAEKRTAEAKQLNEAVRKAGERDCVVIVSWTGDADIDLSVEEPAGTICSFRQPRSTSGGVLLGDVSSIEAGKTTDGCKEVYVCGEGFDGQYRVALKNVWGKPTGGKVTIDIYSHYGTPQQKMIHEQIPLTDKNAVVVFEMKDGRRKEALPEAQVAQVARVQNAVNQAILAQQMAGLNNNSGNAAQNFANSQGLNQALANRLGFGRNAAVGYRPQITILPEGAQFMSNAVISADRRYVRVSPSPSFTLIAEVYTFNFVSGQQTQQQGGQGQNNQQNQNNGQGAGAGGGGGFF; from the coding sequence ATGTCGATGCGCAGTCAATTCTGGCTGGCAGGTCTGACGGTTTTTGTTCTCTCGGCTGCAGTTCACGCTGCACCGCCGGCTGATTCAGCCCGGCTAGCCACGTACGAGAACGCCGCCGGCGAGATGTTTTTCGCCGCGAGTCTGGTCCCTGAAAAGGGAAGCGACCCGCAACAAACGAATGAAGTTGTCGTGCTGTTCGATACTTCGGCCAGTCAGGCCGGTATCTACCGCGATGACGCCCTATCTGCTCTGCGAGCCATGCTCGCGAAGCTTGGCCCCAGCGACCGCGTTAAGCTGGTTGCGGTCGACCTGAACGCAGTGGAAATGTCTCGCGGCTTTGTCGCCCCTACGGGTGCCGACATGGATGCGGCCATTGCCAAATTACAACAGCGGGCACCACTCGGCGCCACCGATTTGCCGTTGGCACTGGAAACAGCTGCCGACAGCTTTGCTCCCGGCAAGGCTGCTCACAGCATCGTGTATCTGGGCGATGGCAACAGCAAAGCCAACATCCTCACCACTGATCGTTTGGCCGACTCGGTCAATCGCCTGGTGAAGAACAAGGCTGCAGTCACCAGCTATGTGGTGGGTAAAGACGCCAACGTCGCAATGTTGGCCGCTTTGGCCAATCAAACCGGCGGTATGGTTCGCACCAGTGGCCAGCTTGATCCCACACTAAATGGATTGGCGCTTGGGGCTGCCGTTCGCGGCACCGTGATGTGGCCGATCGCTTCGACTCTGCCCAAATCGATGTCGGCTGTTTATCCGCAGCAAGTTCCTCCGCTCCGATCAGATCGCGATACGATCTTGGTCGGCAAGCTTGCCAATCGCGATGCCGCTACGATCAAAATTAGCGCCGACATGAACGGCCAGACGGTCGATCTCAACTGGAATGTCGCTCCTGAAAAGTCGTCGGAAGACTTCGCTTTCCTGCCACGACTGGTTGAAATTGCTCGCCAGGATCGTGGCCTGTCGATGCCGACTGTCGGCACCGCTGGTTTGCGAGAAGCAGCGATCACCACTCTGCAGAGCGCCGAACAATTGGCCAAACTCGGTCAAGAAGCACTCGCTTCGGGAAACACCAGTGGCGCGTTGCACGTAGCTCATGCGGCACTGGCCCGCGATCCGCAGAACCCAGGTGCCATTGCCCTGCGAGATGCTGCTCAGCGTCAAGCGGGCATTGTGACGGCCGCTCGTGGTGAGCCAGATCTGAATCTCGTCAATTTGCAACAACCGGCTCCGGTTGAAGGTCAACCCTTGCTTGCCGATGAAGGTGCGCCCCTCATTCGTCAGTTTGACGAATTGAATCAGGTGAACCAACAGCGGATGCAGGCTGAAGTCGAGCTCCAACTGAACGAAGCTCGACGGAACATGGCTACCAGTCCAACGGACGTCGAAGATCAGCTCAAGCGAATTCAGGCCACGATCGAGGCCACACCCGATCTTACAGCTGAAATTCGTCAGCAATTGCGGGAGCGGGTTGAGACCGCCATTCGTGAAGCTCGCCGCGAGTCAGTGGTCGCTCAAGAACGGCTGGCCACAGCTCAAGAGAAAATCGCGATCGGCAAAGAACTCGAACGAATCAATCACGAGTTGATTCTGGGTGAGCAACGCCTCAAGCAGGTTATGGAACGCTTTACTTCGTTGATGGAGGAAGGCCGCTATCAGATTGCGGATGACGAAGTGGCCACCGAAGTCGAACGTCTGGACCGCGAAGCAGCAATGACTCGCCGTAGCAGCGTGCTGGCCGAATCGGTGACCACCGCTGGTCGCATGCAACGAGGTTACTTTCAGCTGACCGAAGTTCAGCGACTACGTCGCAAGAACTTCCTCGAAACCTTGTATCTTGTCGAACTTTCGCATATTCCGTTTCCGGATGAACCACCAATTGTTTATCCGCCAGCTGAACGTTGGGAAGAATTGACGCTTCGACGCAGAAAGTACGCGTCGGTCGACCTAGCCAAGCAAGGCAGCAAAGAAGAGAAGGTTTATAAGGCCCTGAACGAGGACACGACGCTAGAATTCGTCGATACACCGCTCAAGGACGTGATCACGTATCTGGCCGACAATCACGACATCACGATTGTTCTTACCAAGAAGATCGAAGATGCCGGCGTTCAACCCGATCAACCGATTACCAAGAACCTGAAGCAAATCAGCTTGCGTTCTGCCTTGCGGCTTCTCCTGGGCGACTTGAATCTCACCTACATGGTGAAGGACGAAGTGCTCAAGATTACGACTGTGGAAGACGCCCAAAGTCCAGAAAACATGTCGACAAAGGTTTACCCAGTGGGTGACCTTGTCGTGCCGATCTCCAACAACAACCTGCTCGGCGGTTTGCTGGGCGGGATGATGGGAGGAGGAATGGGCGGTGGCATGGGTGGTGGCATGGGTGGAGGAATGGGCGGTGGTATGGGCGGTGGTATGGGTGGGGGTGGTATGGGTGGCGGTGGCTTGTTTGCCGTCGAAGACGACCTCAACCTCGGTGCCAAAAAGCCCGCTCCGGCTCCAGCAGCCAAGCCAGTTGAAGAACCAGCTGCAATTCAGCCCGAAGTTCGTCGTCCAACTGCAATCACTGGCAAGCAAATCTCGCTCGCCACGGACGGTTCGTATGACAGCTACTTTGCTGCACAAAAGGCAGAAATCAAGGCAACGATTGAAGCCAACAACGATGCGGCTCCTCAGGCTCGTCAACTGATGGCTGATATTCGTGAATCGATCCGTCAACTGATGGACGAGAAAAAGTTCGGCGAAATCACCACGCTGATCCAGGCTGCCATGCGGCAGGGATGTGTGGAGCACTGGATGTATGAGGCTCTTGGTCTCGCCATGCAAGCCAATCATGCATCGCCCGAAGAACTCGAACGGGCACTGATGTCAGCTGTCGACTTCGCAAACTCCGAAGACGAAGTGTTGTTCATTGTCGCCTACATGCACAAAGCAGGCTTGCATAAGCGAGCCCTGCAAATGTGCCAGCAGGTAACAGCAGCCAATCCTTCGCGGCACGATGCTTACTTGCAAGGTCTGCAACTCGCCCAGCGATTGAACGACACCAAAGCCATTGAATGGGCTTGCGTCGGCATTCTCAGCCAGTCGTGGACGAAGGAGCAGCAACACCTGGCAGCTAATGCATTTCGTACGGCCAAGGCAACTCACGACCAATTAGTTGCTGAAAAGCGAACTGCAGAAGCTAAACAACTGAACGAAGCTGTTCGCAAGGCAGGCGAGCGAGATTGCGTCGTCATTGTCTCTTGGACGGGTGATGCGGATATCGACCTATCGGTCGAAGAGCCAGCCGGCACGATTTGCTCCTTCCGTCAGCCTCGCTCCACGAGCGGCGGTGTCTTGTTGGGAGATGTTTCGTCAATTGAAGCTGGCAAAACGACCGATGGCTGCAAAGAAGTTTACGTTTGCGGCGAAGGATTCGATGGTCAATATCGCGTCGCGCTTAAGAATGTGTGGGGCAAGCCCACCGGCGGAAAAGTAACTATCGATATCTACAGCCACTATGGCACTCCTCAGCAGAAGATGATTCATGAGCAAATTCCACTCACGGACAAGAATGCTGTAGTGGTGTTTGAAATGAAGGATGGCCGCCGAAAGGAAGCCCTTCCCGAAGCGCAGGTGGCTCAAGTCGCTCGCGTGCAGAATGCAGTGAACCAAGCGATTTTGGCCCAGCAGATGGCTGGCTTAAATAACAACTCTGGCAACGCCGCTCAGAACTTTGCGAACTCGCAGGGTTTGAATCAAGCACTGGCCAATCGCCTTGGCTTCGGTCGCAATGCCGCCGTGGGTTATCGTCCGCAGATCACGATTTTGCCGGAAGGTGCTCAGTTCATGTCGAATGCGGTAATCTCGGCTGACCGTCGTTATGTCCGCGTCTCTCCTTCGCCTTCGTTTACCTTGATTGCCGAAGTTTACACATTCAACTTCGTTAGTGGTCAACAGACTCAGCAGCAAGGTGGCCAAGGCCAGAACAACCAACAGAACCAAAACAACGGCCAAGGTGCCGGCGCTGGTGGCGGTGGCGGTTTCTTCTAA
- a CDS encoding N-acetylglucosamine-6-phosphate deacetylase, with translation MSLPLVFRGQLVLPDRIEPGALVVQGERIQAVLPANAPLPPQAEVIDVEDGFISPGFIDLHVHGGAGGDFMDGTAEAFRLALRANARHGTTRLAATTTVATHEQIMATLEQTRQFRHSPEPNGARVLGAHFYGPYFRYEARGAHPGGPIRPPVEAEFSQYLAYASDLVTATVAPELPGAKEFALACRLKGVRTNVGHSWATFDQMTAAVEWGVRHVDHLYCAMSDKSKLRQFQMYPMQGGVLEATLYYDELTTEVIADGKHLDAGLLLLALKIKGPDRLALVTDTSRALDMPNGQYLIGPLQGGEPLLKQDDVGMTLDGKALASSCMGMDHMVRTFQRLTGRPLWEVIRMASLTPARIAGQDNELGSLEKGKRADVLVLSKELAIEKVFIDGRELSFA, from the coding sequence ATGTCGTTACCTCTCGTCTTTCGCGGTCAACTCGTATTGCCTGATCGCATTGAACCGGGCGCGCTCGTCGTGCAGGGCGAACGGATTCAAGCAGTGCTGCCGGCCAATGCTCCACTGCCTCCACAAGCGGAAGTCATTGACGTCGAAGATGGCTTCATCTCGCCGGGCTTCATTGACTTGCATGTGCACGGCGGTGCTGGCGGTGACTTCATGGATGGAACGGCGGAAGCGTTTCGACTGGCACTCAGGGCCAACGCACGGCACGGCACGACTCGGCTGGCTGCCACCACGACGGTGGCCACGCACGAGCAGATTATGGCGACACTCGAACAGACGCGTCAATTTCGACATTCGCCCGAGCCAAACGGCGCTCGTGTACTGGGTGCTCACTTCTACGGCCCGTACTTTCGCTACGAAGCCCGCGGTGCGCATCCCGGAGGTCCCATTCGCCCGCCGGTGGAAGCAGAGTTTTCACAGTATCTCGCGTATGCCAGCGACCTAGTGACAGCCACAGTCGCGCCCGAATTGCCGGGAGCCAAGGAGTTCGCCTTGGCTTGCCGTTTGAAGGGAGTGCGAACCAACGTCGGACATTCTTGGGCGACATTTGACCAGATGACTGCTGCCGTCGAGTGGGGCGTGCGGCACGTCGATCATCTGTACTGTGCAATGTCGGACAAAAGTAAGCTGCGGCAATTTCAGATGTATCCGATGCAAGGTGGCGTGCTCGAAGCAACGCTGTACTATGACGAACTCACCACCGAAGTAATTGCCGATGGAAAACATCTGGATGCGGGACTTTTGCTGCTTGCGCTCAAGATCAAAGGGCCCGATCGGCTGGCGTTGGTCACCGACACGAGTCGCGCGCTCGATATGCCCAACGGTCAGTATCTGATTGGTCCGTTGCAAGGGGGCGAGCCCTTGTTGAAGCAGGACGATGTCGGCATGACGCTCGATGGCAAAGCGCTAGCGTCGAGTTGCATGGGTATGGACCACATGGTTCGCACATTTCAACGACTAACGGGGCGCCCTCTGTGGGAAGTGATCCGGATGGCTTCACTCACCCCGGCTCGAATCGCTGGGCAAGACAACGAACTCGGCAGTTTGGAAAAAGGAAAGCGGGCTGATGTGCTGGTGCTGAGTAAAGAATTGGCCATCGAGAAAGTGTTCATCGACGGCCGAGAGTTGAGTTTCGCGTAG
- a CDS encoding uracil-DNA glycosylase: MPRKAVAGTTSTTPSLRLLPWDGAILSREERLEVFEKMRKEVAGCIACQQLVRNRSRTVFGDGNITPRIVFFGEAPGADEDREGIPFVGRAGQLLTKIIEACTFKREDVYIMNVLRCRPPDNRKPEPDEVSNCRNFFERQFAVLRPEYIVCVGATPAQALLETTESIGKLRGRFHDYRGSKVVATYHPAYLLRNPDAKKFVWEDLQMMLRDMGIDPAARK; this comes from the coding sequence ATGCCACGTAAAGCTGTTGCTGGAACCACATCGACAACTCCTTCGTTGCGACTGCTGCCGTGGGATGGAGCGATTCTGAGCCGGGAAGAGCGCTTGGAAGTCTTCGAAAAAATGCGTAAGGAAGTTGCCGGGTGCATTGCCTGCCAGCAACTGGTGCGAAACCGCTCCCGAACCGTTTTTGGCGACGGCAATATCACGCCGCGAATCGTCTTTTTTGGTGAAGCGCCAGGCGCGGACGAAGATCGCGAAGGCATACCGTTCGTGGGGCGCGCGGGACAACTGCTGACCAAGATCATCGAGGCCTGCACGTTCAAACGAGAAGATGTCTACATCATGAACGTGCTTCGCTGCCGTCCGCCCGATAACCGCAAGCCCGAACCCGACGAAGTGAGCAACTGTCGCAACTTTTTCGAGCGACAATTTGCGGTGTTGCGCCCGGAGTACATCGTTTGTGTGGGGGCGACTCCCGCGCAGGCCCTTTTGGAAACGACCGAGTCGATTGGCAAGTTACGTGGGCGGTTCCACGATTATCGCGGCAGCAAAGTGGTGGCCACTTATCACCCGGCCTATTTGCTCAGAAACCCAGATGCCAAGAAGTTTGTGTGGGAAGACCTGCAAATGATGCTTCGCGATATGGGCATCGATCCTGCTGCCCGCAAATAA